A genomic region of Capnocytophaga canimorsus contains the following coding sequences:
- a CDS encoding RagB/SusD family nutrient uptake outer membrane protein → MKNYILPFVVSVAMVSCSLDKEPISDFSELRQESSSAVSYTTRAELKPAYDAMYTFIKGNGQEFWILDFMVCTETRSDNAYAGGTNLELLENEKNTLSSINKNNLRDWKGYLNGVARANIVLANIDAITDIDDSERKRWKAEAQILRAWMYFDMVRLWGEVPLSPAINLPPITSENINKLYPILYPERRNTVIEVYTDIIANLEAAAQNAPEVNSSNKFLFTKGVANALLAKVYAEKPMRDYTKTIQYADAVIASGYSLLPNYADLFQLNDTKTDIKLRNSSESIFEITYEGGGTWVAGLFGLNHTNPKDAISWARWVAPSRDLIAAFDAEGDVVRRENSIVYSPTNHTTYYPDKTNYPHLYKIRSSSSSVIKIRLADILLIKAEAAAALGDVTTAASLVNQVRNRVNLPNIPNNLSQTDMQVAVLKERRLELAFEGQRWFDLLRSDKAIEIMNGLNSRDSGRLQMRPLTQNTMISPVPNEEKDKNPRLGQNQGY, encoded by the coding sequence ATGAAAAATTATATATTACCCTTTGTTGTATCAGTAGCTATGGTTTCCTGTAGCTTAGACAAGGAACCAATATCTGATTTTAGTGAATTAAGACAAGAGAGTTCATCAGCCGTTTCCTACACAACTCGTGCAGAACTCAAACCAGCTTACGATGCTATGTACACTTTCATAAAAGGAAACGGACAAGAATTTTGGATTCTTGATTTTATGGTATGTACCGAAACACGTTCCGACAATGCTTACGCTGGGGGTACAAATCTGGAGCTTCTGGAAAATGAAAAAAACACACTTAGCTCCATAAACAAAAATAATTTGCGTGATTGGAAAGGATACCTAAATGGTGTGGCACGAGCCAATATTGTTTTAGCTAATATAGATGCTATCACTGACATAGATGACAGCGAACGCAAACGATGGAAAGCTGAAGCACAAATATTACGTGCGTGGATGTATTTTGATATGGTACGTCTTTGGGGAGAGGTACCTCTATCGCCGGCCATTAATTTACCGCCCATTACTTCGGAAAATATCAACAAATTATACCCTATTTTGTACCCTGAAAGACGAAATACAGTAATTGAAGTTTACACTGACATCATTGCTAATTTAGAAGCAGCTGCACAAAATGCACCTGAAGTAAATTCTTCAAACAAATTTCTATTTACCAAAGGGGTTGCTAATGCACTTTTAGCAAAAGTATATGCTGAAAAACCTATGCGTGATTATACCAAAACCATTCAATACGCTGATGCTGTGATAGCCTCAGGATATAGCTTATTGCCTAATTATGCTGACCTTTTTCAGCTTAATGACACCAAAACTGATATCAAACTCCGCAACTCGTCAGAATCCATCTTCGAAATTACTTACGAAGGAGGAGGTACTTGGGTAGCAGGATTATTCGGACTAAATCATACTAATCCAAAAGATGCCATTTCGTGGGCACGTTGGGTAGCTCCTTCTCGCGACCTTATTGCAGCTTTTGACGCCGAAGGAGATGTTGTAAGACGTGAAAATTCCATAGTATATTCACCAACTAATCACACCACCTACTATCCTGACAAAACAAACTATCCACACCTGTATAAAATCAGATCCAGCTCTTCAAGTGTAATTAAAATCCGATTGGCTGACATTTTACTAATCAAAGCCGAAGCTGCTGCAGCTTTGGGTGATGTTACTACAGCCGCTTCTCTTGTCAATCAGGTGCGAAATCGTGTAAATTTACCCAATATACCCAACAATTTATCACAGACAGATATGCAAGTCGCTGTACTTAAAGAACGTCGTTTGGAACTTGCCTTTGAAGGACAGCGCTGGTTTGACCTTCTCCGTAGTGATAAAGCAATTGAAATAATGAATGGTCTTAACAGCCGTGATAGTGGACGTTTACAGATGAGACCTCTTACTCAAAACACTATGATTTCTCCTGTACCAAACGAAGAAAAGGATAAAAACCCGAGATTAGGACAAAATCAAGGGTACTAA
- a CDS encoding DUF6377 domain-containing protein, translated as MLKKLFIIGVLSANVSFAQQEADSITYRLFKVMENRRENGLKKENQINSFKQMLKMQNVSLEQAFYLNEKLYDEYRKYKVDSSISYLHKNEKIAQQLQNDSLTYRVRIQLAKMYAVKGLYIESKELLDQINNTKLPQGLLYEYYSACHSFNSHYGQSTNNLTYFKKSDLYRDSLLMVLPDRNIEYQLEEAVRNHYNSKDDLAEKKLLELLQKTTDQNPERAWIAYMLGEIYKSEKNVKLQKKFYSISAITDIQNTIKDNASLQSLALTYYEMGDIDKAYLFIQAAIEDAVFCGIRYRTDEGTSFYTIINEAYQEKEYNRKKELKLYLILISFLSLSLLITLIYVFKQVKRLIQVRKELSNSNIKLNELNIKLSKVNHRLHESNHIKEEYIAHFFNLCSAYIDKMEHYRKSFYKKANANQFQELTRMLRSNTFLEKELELLYENFDTIFLNIYPSFVEEFNALLLPEEQILPKKGELLNTELRIFALIRLGITDSNKIAEFLRYSLRTVYNYRTKVRNKAAVARDEFEDYVKKIGFYNKQ; from the coding sequence ATGCTCAAAAAATTATTCATCATAGGAGTACTCTCAGCTAATGTTTCATTTGCACAACAAGAAGCTGATTCCATTACTTATCGTTTATTTAAAGTTATGGAAAATCGTAGGGAAAATGGTTTAAAAAAAGAAAATCAAATCAATTCATTTAAACAAATGCTAAAGATGCAAAATGTGTCCCTAGAACAAGCCTTCTACCTGAATGAAAAATTATATGATGAATATCGAAAATATAAAGTAGATTCATCGATCAGTTATTTACATAAAAATGAAAAAATAGCACAACAATTACAAAACGATTCGCTTACTTACCGAGTTCGTATTCAATTGGCAAAAATGTACGCCGTTAAAGGACTTTATATCGAATCAAAAGAATTACTTGATCAGATAAACAACACAAAATTACCCCAAGGACTTCTCTATGAATACTATAGTGCTTGTCATTCTTTTAATAGCCACTACGGTCAAAGTACCAATAATCTGACGTACTTTAAAAAAAGTGACCTCTATCGTGATTCATTACTAATGGTACTTCCTGATAGAAATATTGAATATCAATTGGAAGAAGCCGTACGTAATCATTACAATTCAAAAGATGATTTGGCAGAGAAAAAACTTTTGGAATTGTTACAAAAAACTACTGACCAAAATCCTGAACGAGCGTGGATTGCTTATATGTTAGGAGAAATATACAAATCTGAAAAAAACGTCAAATTACAAAAAAAATTTTACTCCATTTCAGCCATCACCGATATCCAAAACACCATAAAAGACAACGCCTCACTGCAAAGTTTAGCACTAACTTATTACGAAATGGGAGATATTGACAAAGCCTATCTTTTCATACAAGCTGCCATTGAAGATGCTGTTTTTTGTGGAATCAGATATCGAACCGATGAAGGTACTTCTTTTTACACCATAATCAATGAGGCTTATCAAGAAAAAGAATATAACCGAAAGAAAGAACTTAAGCTGTATTTGATTTTGATAAGTTTCTTGTCGCTGTCTTTACTTATAACTTTGATTTACGTATTCAAACAAGTTAAGCGTTTAATACAAGTTCGTAAAGAACTATCAAATAGTAACATAAAACTAAACGAATTAAACATAAAACTCTCAAAAGTTAATCATAGACTACACGAATCCAATCACATAAAGGAAGAATACATCGCTCATTTTTTTAATCTGTGTTCGGCTTATATTGATAAAATGGAGCATTATCGGAAAAGTTTTTATAAAAAAGCTAACGCCAACCAATTCCAAGAACTCACCAGAATGCTACGTTCAAATACTTTTTTAGAAAAGGAATTAGAATTACTTTACGAAAATTTTGATACTATATTTCTGAATATTTATCCCTCTTTTGTGGAAGAATTCAATGCGCTATTGCTTCCTGAGGAACAAATCTTACCCAAAAAAGGAGAGTTATTAAATACTGAATTACGAATTTTCGCTCTCATCCGTTTAGGAATTACTGATAGTAATAAAATTGCTGAGTTTTTAAGATATTCTTTGCGCACAGTGTATAATTATCGAACTAAGGTACGCAATAAAGCAGCTGTAGCTCGTGATGAGTTTGAAGATTACGTAAAAAAAATAGGCTTTTATAACAAACAATAG
- the fabD gene encoding ACP S-malonyltransferase: MKAYIFPGQGAQFVGMGLDLYEKSADAKSLFEQANQILGFSITDIMFGGTDEDLKQTKVTQPAIFLHSVIQSIVLGEDFQPQMVAGHSLGEFSALVANKTLSFEDGLSLVSKRASAMQKACEKQPGTMAAVLGLEDSVVEQICQSTEGVVTAANYNCPGQLVISGEVTAVEKACEAMKQAGAKRALLLPVGGAFHSVLMKPAEEELAAAIDTIRFGKPICPVYQNVTTTAVYDEVQIKKNLINQLTAPVKWTQSIQQMIRDGASEFIEVGPGKVLQGLVKKINKEVMVTSAQ, from the coding sequence ATGAAAGCATACATTTTTCCTGGGCAAGGTGCCCAATTTGTAGGTATGGGACTTGATTTGTACGAAAAATCAGCAGATGCCAAAAGCCTCTTTGAACAAGCCAATCAAATCTTAGGATTTTCCATTACCGATATAATGTTTGGTGGTACTGATGAAGATTTAAAGCAAACCAAAGTAACCCAACCTGCCATATTCTTACATTCGGTAATTCAAAGCATCGTTTTAGGAGAAGACTTTCAACCCCAAATGGTTGCAGGACATTCCTTAGGAGAATTTTCGGCTTTAGTAGCCAACAAAACACTATCGTTTGAAGACGGCTTATCATTGGTTTCAAAAAGAGCCTCTGCAATGCAAAAAGCCTGTGAAAAACAACCTGGAACAATGGCTGCCGTTTTGGGATTAGAAGACAGCGTTGTGGAGCAAATTTGTCAATCAACAGAAGGTGTAGTAACTGCTGCAAACTACAACTGTCCCGGACAATTGGTCATCTCTGGAGAAGTAACAGCCGTGGAAAAAGCTTGTGAGGCAATGAAACAAGCAGGGGCAAAACGGGCTTTACTATTGCCTGTAGGCGGAGCTTTTCATTCGGTATTGATGAAACCTGCCGAAGAGGAACTCGCTGCTGCTATTGATACCATCCGATTTGGAAAACCCATTTGTCCTGTATATCAGAATGTAACTACCACTGCCGTTTATGATGAGGTTCAAATCAAAAAAAACCTGATCAATCAATTAACTGCACCTGTAAAATGGACGCAAAGCATACAGCAAATGATTCGAGACGGAGCTTCCGAATTTATTGAAGTAGGACCTGGAAAAGTATTACAAGGTTTGGTAAAAAAAATAAATAAAGAAGTTATGGTAACTTCTGCACAATAA
- a CDS encoding DUF721 domain-containing protein, whose amino-acid sequence MDGNSKSLADILKLIVKENKLDYGIRKVRVREAWQELMGVPINKYTSSVELKGEVLYVTLTSAALREELSYGKEKIINMLNENLGEKAIEKLIFM is encoded by the coding sequence ATGGACGGAAATAGCAAATCCTTAGCCGACATCCTAAAACTCATCGTTAAGGAAAATAAATTGGATTATGGCATCCGAAAGGTGCGCGTTCGTGAGGCTTGGCAAGAACTAATGGGGGTTCCCATAAACAAATATACCTCCTCGGTGGAACTGAAAGGCGAGGTACTTTATGTGACACTAACCTCAGCTGCACTTCGAGAGGAACTCAGTTACGGAAAAGAAAAAATAATAAATATGCTCAATGAAAATTTGGGAGAAAAAGCCATCGAAAAACTAATTTTTATGTAA
- a CDS encoding glycoside hydrolase family 30 protein yields the protein MNVKITTILISFWIIISCSNNKLEGRKVAALITTANGEKSFHKEEINLVMSDAQTKADITLNPSEKYQSIYGFGSAITGSTCYNLLKMNPSDRTNFLKETFSTTEGLGQSYVRISIGCSDFSMSEYSLCDKEGIENFALQSEEKEYVIPILKEILTINPDVKIIGSPWTPPRWMKVSNLKDLKPHYEWTSGHLNPKHYDDYALYFVKWLQAMKSHGIEVDAVTIQNEPLNRGNSASLFMGWQEQLDFIKKSLGKCFKQEGITTKIYLFDHNFNYDNMADQKDYPLHIYNDKEASSYIAGAAYHNYGGHYDELQKIHLAQPDKELIFTETSIGEWNDGRNLSARLLDDMEHIGIGILNNWGKAVIVWNLMLDEKGTPNREGGCKTCYGAVDISSNDYKTITKNSHYYVIGHLSSVIKPNAVRIQSETNNKNILCTSFKNPDGSYALVLLNRASSDEEITINDSKKHFKYSIPARSVASFLWNN from the coding sequence ATGAATGTAAAAATCACAACCATATTGATTAGTTTTTGGATAATTATTTCTTGCTCTAACAATAAGTTAGAAGGTAGAAAGGTAGCGGCTTTAATCACCACAGCGAATGGCGAAAAAAGTTTTCATAAGGAAGAAATCAATTTGGTGATGAGTGACGCCCAAACAAAGGCCGATATTACGCTAAATCCTTCCGAAAAGTATCAGTCTATCTACGGATTTGGGTCAGCGATAACAGGGTCAACTTGTTACAATCTACTGAAAATGAATCCTTCCGACAGAACCAATTTCTTAAAAGAAACATTCTCAACCACTGAAGGTTTAGGACAAAGTTATGTGCGAATTTCTATCGGTTGCTCCGACTTCTCGATGAGTGAATATAGCCTTTGCGACAAAGAAGGAATTGAAAATTTCGCTTTACAATCCGAAGAAAAAGAATACGTAATCCCTATTCTGAAAGAAATTTTAACCATAAATCCTGACGTGAAAATCATCGGTTCGCCTTGGACACCACCACGTTGGATGAAGGTAAGCAACCTGAAGGATTTAAAACCCCATTATGAATGGACTAGCGGTCACCTCAACCCAAAACACTATGATGATTACGCATTATATTTCGTAAAATGGCTTCAAGCAATGAAAAGTCACGGCATTGAAGTTGATGCAGTTACCATTCAGAATGAACCACTTAACAGGGGAAATTCTGCTTCACTATTTATGGGTTGGCAAGAACAGTTGGACTTCATAAAAAAATCGTTAGGGAAATGTTTCAAACAAGAAGGAATCACGACCAAAATTTACCTGTTCGACCATAACTTCAACTACGACAATATGGCAGACCAGAAAGATTATCCACTCCACATTTATAACGACAAGGAAGCATCAAGTTACATTGCAGGAGCTGCCTATCACAATTATGGAGGGCATTACGATGAACTTCAAAAAATACATTTAGCACAACCCGATAAAGAACTCATTTTTACCGAAACTTCTATCGGAGAATGGAACGACGGACGAAATTTATCAGCCCGTTTGTTAGATGATATGGAGCATATTGGCATCGGAATTCTCAATAATTGGGGAAAAGCGGTTATTGTTTGGAATTTGATGCTCGACGAAAAAGGTACTCCCAATCGGGAAGGAGGTTGTAAAACTTGCTACGGAGCGGTCGATATTTCATCAAACGATTACAAAACCATCACTAAAAACTCACATTATTACGTTATTGGGCATTTGTCATCAGTGATAAAACCCAATGCCGTGCGTATTCAATCGGAAACCAATAACAAAAACATTTTATGTACAAGCTTCAAAAATCCTGACGGAAGTTACGCTTTAGTACTTCTAAATAGAGCTTCTTCCGATGAAGAAATTACAATAAATGATAGCAAAAAACATTTTAAATATAGTATTCCAGCACGTAGTGTGGCATCTTTTTTATGGAATAATTAA
- a CDS encoding pyrophosphohydrolase domain-containing protein: protein MKEKIEAVTAFHQAFGLGIRHTPTTDLTEETIKLRFNLMAEENQEYLQAAQNKDLVEVADALGDMLYILCGTIIEHGMQHKIDAVFQEIQRSNMSKLGAEGKPIYREDGKVMKGPDYFPPDIAKIVNNNEIR from the coding sequence ATGAAAGAAAAAATAGAAGCTGTTACCGCATTTCACCAAGCCTTTGGTTTGGGCATTCGCCACACCCCCACTACCGATTTAACCGAAGAAACCATAAAGTTGCGTTTTAACCTAATGGCGGAGGAAAATCAGGAGTATTTACAAGCAGCTCAAAATAAGGATTTGGTTGAAGTAGCTGATGCTTTAGGAGATATGCTGTATATCTTGTGCGGAACCATCATCGAACACGGAATGCAACACAAAATAGACGCCGTTTTTCAGGAAATACAACGAAGTAATATGAGCAAGTTAGGAGCAGAAGGCAAACCCATATACCGTGAAGATGGCAAAGTGATGAAGGGTCCAGATTACTTCCCTCCTGATATTGCTAAAATTGTAAATAACAATGAAATAAGATAA
- a CDS encoding SusC/RagA family TonB-linked outer membrane protein, whose product MRILKEHFLFYVLFFSLMYSVQAQNFSRVTGTVTDESGIPLPGVSVIQKGTLKGEATDFDGKFSLSDVPQGAIVQFSYIGYKTLEVRVNASVLNVKMQQETQELDEIVVIGYGTQKKGDVTTAITSVSTKDIDQRPVTSAAQAIQGRAAGVQVVQPNGAPGAGLSVRIRGNTSISASNDPLYVVDGVPVQDINNIAPTDIQDMQILKDASSSAIYGSRAANGVVLITTKQGRKNEDAKIAFTSYIGTSEVANKINSLNATQYKALTDDLYGSKNTVPAGLTDVTDWYKETYRTSFTRNYQASISDATEKTYYYLSGGYTRDDGVIRTSFFERYNVRLNLENKTKKWLTLSTNLSYADYSSNGIITGQGSNRAGVVLSVINTPTYGKIWNDTPGKEGQYFEDFYGLKMVHPVENISRNADNQLKNNRFSGSATATLHFTDALKFKSTFAIDRLSSKLNEWTDPSLTSYGRKEHGIAIDNRWNTTQLTFDNLLTFDKVFDRHSLSLLGGTSGTTFRYNQSYIRATHFSGSDIKTLNAANKIDPNATNTNEHEWAMMSYLGRISYNYDSKYLLTANFRADGSSKLAPAKRWGFFPSFSVGWRVSNEAFLKDVDWLSELKLRGGWGQVGNQAGIGSYGHLQLYRITRQNWWTTGNANAMVSLAPSTFSNPDLTWEKTTQSNVGLDLALFNNRLQFTVDAYLKKTTDLLMNVDLPATSPIQHIYRNEGEMENKGIELGLNSRNFTGNFSWNTNFNISFNKNKLTKLELQKIYYYAVTSEATSEKVVRLEEGKPLGQFWGYISQGVNPQTGDIVYADINNDGVITPEDKTHIGDPNPDFTFGLTNDFSFKNFALSIFLQGSYGNDIYNASRIETEGMYNYRNQSTEVLRRWTTPGQQTDIPRAVAGTQNIMTSSRWVEDGSYLRVKQITLSYDVPLDGIKRLGIKKIQPYFTAQNLFTWTTYKGFDPEVNQFSGNNEPVLGIDWGTYPQTKTFIFGLNVEF is encoded by the coding sequence ATGAGAATTTTAAAAGAACATTTTTTATTTTACGTACTGTTCTTTAGTTTAATGTATTCTGTACAAGCACAGAATTTTTCTAGGGTAACAGGTACAGTAACGGATGAATCAGGAATTCCCTTACCCGGAGTTTCGGTAATTCAAAAAGGAACTTTAAAAGGAGAAGCCACCGATTTTGATGGTAAATTCTCTTTAAGCGATGTGCCTCAAGGAGCAATAGTTCAATTTTCTTACATCGGATACAAGACATTAGAGGTCAGAGTAAACGCCTCGGTACTGAATGTAAAAATGCAGCAAGAAACTCAGGAATTAGATGAAATTGTAGTTATTGGTTATGGTACTCAGAAAAAAGGTGACGTAACCACAGCTATCACCTCTGTAAGTACAAAAGACATCGACCAGCGTCCTGTAACATCGGCTGCACAAGCTATTCAAGGACGAGCCGCTGGGGTTCAGGTGGTTCAGCCTAATGGGGCTCCAGGTGCAGGATTATCGGTTCGCATTCGCGGAAATACCTCTATTAGTGCTTCAAACGACCCACTTTATGTGGTAGATGGCGTTCCTGTACAGGATATCAATAATATTGCCCCTACCGATATTCAGGATATGCAAATTTTGAAAGATGCCTCATCATCAGCTATCTATGGTTCACGTGCAGCTAATGGTGTAGTACTTATCACAACAAAGCAAGGACGTAAAAACGAAGATGCCAAAATAGCTTTTACTTCGTATATAGGAACTTCAGAAGTAGCCAATAAAATAAATTCGCTTAATGCCACACAGTACAAAGCCTTGACAGATGACCTATATGGTAGTAAGAATACAGTTCCTGCTGGACTGACTGATGTAACCGATTGGTACAAAGAAACATATCGAACCAGCTTCACACGTAACTACCAAGCTTCAATTTCTGATGCAACCGAAAAAACATACTATTATTTATCAGGAGGTTACACACGAGATGATGGTGTTATCCGAACCTCTTTCTTTGAGCGTTACAATGTTCGCTTGAATTTAGAGAATAAAACTAAAAAATGGCTTACTTTAAGTACAAACTTATCTTATGCTGATTATTCTTCCAACGGAATTATCACAGGGCAGGGCTCCAATCGTGCTGGAGTGGTACTTTCGGTAATTAACACGCCTACTTACGGAAAAATATGGAATGATACACCAGGAAAAGAGGGACAATATTTTGAAGATTTTTACGGATTAAAGATGGTTCACCCAGTAGAAAATATTTCTCGTAATGCAGATAATCAATTAAAAAACAATCGATTTTCAGGTAGCGCAACAGCCACATTACATTTTACAGACGCTCTAAAATTTAAATCCACCTTTGCCATAGACCGTCTTTCAAGCAAACTCAACGAATGGACAGACCCTTCACTGACTTCTTACGGACGTAAAGAACACGGAATTGCTATTGACAATCGTTGGAATACCACTCAACTAACCTTTGATAATCTTTTAACTTTTGACAAAGTTTTCGACAGACATAGTCTCTCACTTTTAGGAGGTACATCAGGAACTACATTTAGGTACAACCAAAGTTATATACGAGCCACTCATTTTTCGGGTTCAGATATAAAAACACTTAATGCCGCCAATAAAATAGACCCTAATGCAACGAACACAAACGAACACGAATGGGCAATGATGTCATACTTAGGGCGTATTTCATACAACTATGACAGCAAATATCTTTTAACCGCCAATTTCCGTGCTGATGGCTCCTCTAAATTAGCTCCTGCCAAACGTTGGGGATTCTTCCCTTCCTTTTCAGTTGGGTGGAGAGTTTCTAATGAAGCCTTTTTAAAAGATGTTGATTGGCTTTCCGAATTAAAACTTCGCGGAGGTTGGGGGCAAGTAGGTAATCAAGCAGGTATTGGTTCGTACGGACATCTTCAACTTTACAGAATCACACGTCAAAATTGGTGGACTACAGGAAATGCCAATGCAATGGTCAGCCTTGCACCATCAACCTTTTCAAACCCTGATTTGACTTGGGAAAAAACAACACAAAGCAACGTTGGGTTGGATTTGGCTCTGTTCAATAATCGTTTACAATTTACCGTAGATGCCTATCTGAAAAAAACCACTGACCTACTTATGAATGTAGATCTTCCTGCCACTTCTCCTATCCAACACATTTACAGAAATGAAGGAGAAATGGAAAACAAAGGAATAGAATTAGGTCTTAATAGTCGAAACTTTACAGGTAACTTCTCTTGGAATACAAATTTCAATATTTCGTTTAATAAAAATAAACTTACCAAGTTAGAACTTCAAAAGATATACTATTATGCTGTTACTTCGGAAGCCACAAGCGAAAAAGTAGTTCGTCTTGAAGAAGGAAAACCCTTAGGTCAGTTCTGGGGATATATAAGTCAAGGCGTTAATCCACAAACTGGAGATATTGTATATGCCGATATCAATAATGACGGTGTCATTACACCCGAAGATAAAACCCATATTGGTGACCCTAATCCTGATTTTACTTTTGGTTTAACAAATGATTTTTCTTTTAAAAACTTCGCTCTTAGTATATTTCTACAAGGCTCTTATGGAAACGATATCTATAACGCTTCTCGTATAGAAACCGAAGGTATGTACAATTACCGAAACCAATCCACTGAAGTACTTCGTCGCTGGACAACTCCTGGGCAACAAACCGACATCCCTCGTGCAGTGGCAGGAACCCAAAATATTATGACTTCCTCTCGCTGGGTAGAAGATGGTTCATATCTGCGTGTGAAACAAATCACCCTTTCGTATGATGTTCCTTTAGATGGAATTAAAAGATTAGGAATAAAGAAAATACAACCTTATTTCACTGCTCAAAATCTATTTACTTGGACAACCTACAAAGGATTTGACCCCGAAGTAAACCAATTCTCAGGAAATAACGAACCTGTACTTGGCATCGATTGGGGAACATATCCACAAACAAAAACCTTTATTTTTGGTCTTAATGTTGAATTTTAA
- a CDS encoding SGNH/GDSL hydrolase family protein, producing MKKIFLIVTFLISIISWSQTTTIKTKIPFKQSDETAWIKRYQHDIDKYKKENKNLPNKQCDVLFLGSSSINLWKTIYEDFAPLKVIRRSYGGSTLRDMIYNYKVIAKGYNPKKILLYVENDLGSHKEGVSAVKCFDLFRIFIAKLKKDYPASSLYVVSLKPSEHKADQIKDQLLVNSFLEANAKEQNYTYIDITKVMYDTEGNLRQDIFVEDKLHLNAEGYRLWTEVIKPYLIK from the coding sequence ATGAAGAAAATATTTTTAATCGTAACGTTTTTAATTTCAATCATTTCTTGGAGTCAAACCACAACTATCAAAACAAAAATTCCTTTCAAGCAATCCGATGAAACTGCTTGGATTAAACGTTATCAGCACGACATTGATAAATACAAAAAGGAAAACAAAAATTTACCCAATAAACAATGTGATGTACTTTTTCTGGGAAGCTCGTCCATAAACCTCTGGAAAACAATCTATGAGGATTTTGCTCCATTGAAAGTTATTCGTCGTTCATACGGAGGTTCTACGCTTCGTGATATGATTTACAATTACAAAGTGATTGCCAAAGGATACAATCCTAAGAAAATTCTGCTTTATGTTGAAAATGACTTAGGATCTCACAAAGAAGGAGTTTCTGCAGTAAAATGTTTCGACTTATTCCGAATTTTTATCGCAAAACTCAAAAAAGATTATCCTGCTTCATCGCTTTACGTGGTTTCATTGAAGCCATCTGAACATAAAGCCGACCAAATCAAAGACCAACTTTTAGTAAATAGCTTTCTGGAAGCCAATGCTAAAGAGCAAAATTACACTTACATTGATATTACAAAAGTGATGTACGATACTGAAGGAAATTTACGACAAGATATTTTCGTAGAAGACAAATTACATCTCAACGCCGAAGGATATCGGCTTTGGACAGAAGTAATTAAGCCTTATTTAATAAAATAA